The nucleotide window CATTTACATTAGGATTGGCCGCAGGAGCTGGATTTGGTGCTGCCTTAGCCATCGTGATGGGGGCAGACCAACTACCAATAGTACAAGGGTCATTTGTAACTTTAAACGCCTTCTTTTTCGCCTTAATCGCAAGTTTAGCCATATACTACATCGCCAAACTCAAGAAAGCAACCAAAGAAATGATGATACTTGCAGGAATAGCAATTCTCTTCCTATTCGAATCAGGCATATCACTTCAACAGTACTTAGCAACAGAAGATGCCTTACAAGAAATAGTTTTCTGGTTAATGGGCAGCCTGCAGAGAGTTAGCTGGATAGACATAGGAATATTAATCTTAGTATTAATACCAACCACAGCATGGCTCACAAAAAAAGGATGGAAACTCACAACACTCAAACTAGGAGACGAAAGAGCAAAAGGCCTTGGAATCAACGTAGAAAGCTTAAGACTAAAAACAATGATAGTAGTCTCACTTTTAACAGCAGTCGCAGTAAGCTTTACAGGAATAATAGGATTCATAGGTCTTGTAGGACCACATATCGCAAGAATGCTCGTAGGAGAAAACCAAAAGTTCTTTCTAATCGCCTCAGCATTAGCAGGATCAATACTACTCATATCAGCCTCAATAGGATCCAAACTAGTAATAGAAGGAGTAATCTTCCCAATAGGAATACTAACCTCAATAATAGGAGTACCATTCTTCTTAGCATTAATACTAAGCCAAAAAGGAGGATACTGGAGATGAACAAAATAGAAATAGAAAACCTACATTTCAACTATTCATCTAAAAAAATCCTAAAAAACATAACATTAAAAGCAGAACTTGGAGAACTAACCGGATTAATAGGTCCGAACGGAGCAGGTAAATCCACATTACTCAAATGCATCGCTGGAATCCTAAAACCAAAAAAAGGAAAAATCAAAATAAAAGGCAAAAACATCCACGAAATCAGCAAAAAAGAACTCTCACAAATTTTAAGCTACCAACCACAAAACCAAAACACCAGCGCAGCACTACCAGTACTAGAAGCAGTATTACTAGGAAAAGTACACACACTATCATGGAACATATCGCAACAAGACCTACAAGAAGCCTGGAACATACTCCAAAAACTCGAAATAGAACACCTAGCAGAAAAAAACCTAAACGAACTCAGTGGCGGCCAACAACAAATGATAAACATGGCACAATCAATGATAGGAACCCCAGACACCTACCTACTAGACGAACCAACTTCAAACCTAGACCTACCAAACCAACTAAAAGTAATGGAAATAATAAAAAAAATCACACACAACGAAAACATAACAACAATAATAACATCCCATGACCTCAACCAAATCTCCAGATACGCAGACAACCTAATAATCCTAAAAAACGGAGAAATATACTCAACAGGAAAACCCAAAAACGTAATAACCAAAAAAATGATGAACTCAGTATACAACGTCAAATCAAAAATAGAAATAGACGAAGAAAACAAACCAAAAATCACACCCCTAAAAGCCTTAAAAAAAGGATAAAACGATAAAAATATCTAAAAAACCTCAAATATACCATCTAACGTGGAGTTTTGGTTGGTTTTTATTAATTTTGGTTTATAGTGCCTAAGTATGGGGTTAGTTAAGACTAAGGTGATGTAGATTACAAGTGGTTTTTAGGTGGTTTATTTTTGGTTTTGTTTATTTTGGTTGAGGTTTAGGCACTCTTTTTTTGTGAAGGGTGTTTTGGGTTTTGGTTGTTTTTTTTATTTAGTTTAGTTTTTGTCAAGTTATATTGGTTTAAGTATCTTTAGGTTGTATTGTGTTTTGGTGGGTGGTATGAGAGTTGCCGGTATTATCCGGCTTCCTGATAGAGATCCTGAGAATCATCAGGTTGATGTTATTCAGGATAGATATGGTGAGGCTGATCTTGAGCTCTACATAGAGTTTGAACAACCTGGCTTCACAGAGACGGCTTATGATCAATTGAAAGAGGATATTTGTGATTTCGATGTTATTGCTGTTCCCCGTATAGAAAATATCCTTTGGTCACCTAAAAAACTGAAAGACCTAATTAGGCTATCCAACAAACACCATACCAGGATAGAGATAATAGATGAATCAAGTTCTGGTGATGACGACAGGGTGAAACAAGAATATATATTATGTTCAATAGCACTATTCATCCAAAAAGAACGTAAAAACAAACTTACAGTAAACATAATTAAAAACTGGATAGAAGACTCAGCCACAACCAGGAAACAAGAAAACCTAAAATAAAACAACCAAGAACTTTGATGGGGACTCTATTAGGGTTGATGTTAAGTTAGGTTCTGGTATGGAGCTCGGTTGTTTATTCAAAAACTTTTTTTTGGTGATGGTTATTTTGTTTTCTTAACTCCATATTTCTTGATTTTCTTTTTGTAGGTATTTGGCCACTGTATCTATATGGATTTGAGTGGTGGGTAGTGATTTTTAACCTATTATCTTTAAAAGGAAAAATTTTATTAGATGTATTCTGGAGGAGTATGTTTTTAGATTTTGTTTCTGTAAAGGCGGTTGTTTTTTTAGTTTCTCTGTCTTATGGGGGCCGGGGTTTTTAGATATTTTTTAGATAGTTAGTGGGCCTTTGTTTTTGGGGTTTTGGTTGTTTGGTGGTTAATTGTTAAAACAGTTTATTATTGTGGTTTGGTTGGTTTTTTCTTTTATTTTTTGGAGTATTTGGAGGTATATATTTGGTTTCTGGTTCGTCTTTCCCTATCTTTAAGTTTTTAGGTGTTTTGTTTTTCATGTTGATTAGTTCTTTATCTTTAGTTATGTCTATTAAGTCTTTGTTTGCGTATTTTAGTGATTATGTTAATTTTCTTGGTTTTATTGGGGTTTTAAAATCCATTTATTTTCTTTTTTGCATAATTTTGTTTGTTTTTTATTTGTTTTTGTTGTGTGGTGCCTAGTGTATGGTGTTTGTTAGAACTAAAACGATTCATGGTATTGATTATGCGTATTTGGTTAAGTCTGTGAGGGAGGGTGGATCTGTTAGGCAGGTTCATTTAAAGTATTTGGGGCGGGCTGACCTCTATAATGAGAGGGAGCGGGAGGAGATTGTTGAGATGTATGAGTCAGGCGATCTATCTGAAGCCGAATACATAAAAAAGAGGGTTGTTGAAATAGAGGAAGGTGCAGAGGAGGTTCATGGTTTATGTGGGTTGGATGTGGTTGGGGTTGAGGAGAGGTTGTTTGGGGTTTTTGATGAGTTTATTTATGGCCGGCCGACTGATTTTAGGGGTGTTTTTGATACGAATGAGGTGGAGGAGATTCATAGGGCTACTGGAGTTAAAGAGGAGTTTTTGGGTGGTTCGGAGATCGCAACCTTCAAGTCTTCAGGTGGTATGACCTGGCTTGAGATTAATCCGGAGGTTTGGGGTGGGTTGTCTGGGGAGCAGCAGGATTTGGTTTTGAGGCATGAGGCATTACATCTGGAGACCAGTGGGCATGGCCGTAGGTTTAAGAGGAGGGCTAGGGAGATTGGGGCTCCTCTTAGTTTGAAGGAGGTTTTGGGTGAACCTGTGGAGTTGCAGGCAAAAACTGAGGATGAATGGCGGTATAAGACAATTAAGAAGTTTGATAGTCCAGAAGAAGCTCATAGGTATGTTGATGAGAACAAGGATAGGTTGTTGATTGAGTTTGATAAACTACGGTTAGAGAGATAACCCAGCTATCTTTTTATCTCAATTATTAGAGGTGGATGATTGTTTTTTTTGGAGTTTGTAAGTCTTTTTTTGGTTTTTAGGCACTACAGATTAATTGGAAAAGTTGTTATCTTTTTTTAGTCACTACATTTCTTAGTTTATTTTTTTTTGTTTTCGATATAGGGTTGTTTAGTTTCTATTTGTTCTATGATTGGGTTTTTGTATGTGGGGTTAATTGAAGATAGTGAGGTTTAGTTCCAAAGTTTTTTCAATCTGATATTATATTATTTTTGTATATGAAACGAAATTTAGTTATTGGTGTTTTTTTGGTGTTTTTAATTGTTGTTTCTGCGGGTGCTGTTGCTGCAATCCCAGCAGCAGACAACTCACAAGCAAATGAAAATAACCAGGCACCAGATACACCAGATATGGATAAAGAAGCACCGGGCCAGTCAGATAGCCATCCGCTTGATGATCCTGAACATCCAGGTAATGTAAACCAGAATGCAATTGAAAACGTACCGGATCATGTTGATGTAGTTTTACCTTTCACTGTAGTGATTGAAGGAACTTACATGATTGATGGTGCAACTGTAGATTACGAGCAAACAGCAGATGAAATAGAATTTGTAGTGGATATTACAGATGAAGAAGCAATGACTGGACAAGGACAAGACAGAATTCCTGTTGCTCTGTTCTTTGCAGATGGTGAAAACGATATTGTAGCTCAAATCCATAACAACGATGGGGTAAACCATGATTTCGATGTTGGTGAATGGCTATTTGATACAGGTGTAGAGGAATGGCATGATGAGGGTGTAGAGAAGGTAACAGATAACGATTATATAACAGTTGAAGGGGACTCAACAGAAGATAGTGAATTCACAATAACAGTAGACAAGGATGCAGAGTTCTTACCAGACGGTGAATTTGGGTGGGCTGTAAGCCTTATAGTTGACAATACAGTTCCAGAGGATGCAGAGTTTGTTGATGGCTGGACAAGTATTGAGAATCCTGTTGAATCGGTGATACTGTAAATAAAGCTGCAGGAAACTTTTGATTTGGTTTCCTTATTTCCTTTCTTTTTTATTTTTTTTGGTTTTTAGGCACTACTTTTTTAAGTTTGTTTTTTTATTAGTTTCGGGTATCTCTCTTGTTTGTTTTTATATGGGTTGTGGTTGTTATGTTGTTTTATTATGAAATCTATGTATTGTTGTAGGTATTGTGGTAGGTTGCAGGTTGTTTCTGTGTTTAGGGATGAGGTTAGGGAGTTGAAGAAGAGTGATTCGAATTTTAGGGTTGTTTATAGGGAGGATACTTGTGATTTGGTTTTTGAGGGTTTTGAGGTTGAGGAGTATTTTTGGGGTTTGTGTTGTGATTTGAGGGCTCGTTTTGGTAGTGAGGTTGAGATGGAGGGTTTGAATATGTATTTTGATTCGTTGGAGTGTGGGGAGGGTGTTGTTTTGTCTTTCCGTGAATGGGTTTTTAGTAATGGTGGTTATGAGAAGGATGGTGTTGTTTATCTTCCTGGAGAGGGAGAGGGTGGGGGAGAGGATTGAGGTTTTCCTCTCTTTATTTTTTTGTTAGTTGTTGGATTAGTTTTGGGTGTATTTTTCCGTTTTGTTCGTAGTTTTGTATCATTTGGATTAGTTCGTTTTTGTTGTTTTGTTGTTTTTGTTGTTTTTCTGCTTTTTCGAGTTTTTTTAGTGCTTCTTGGTTTAGTGCTTTTCCGCAGTAGTTGCAGGCGTTGGCGTTGTGGGGGTTGGTGTTTGTGCAGGTTGGGCATTTTTGTGGTGCTAGTTTTGATTTTTCTGTGTTGTTTTTGGTTTTGATTCCGTGGATTTGTGCGTATGCTCCGTCGATGTCTCTTCCGGATAGGTGGATGTATCTTGCTGGCATGTCGGATCCTTGTACCCATCCGAACCATTCGCACATTTGTGCGTCTGTGAATTTGTTTGCTAGGTATGTGGCTCTTGAATGTCGGAAGTGGTGTGGGTTTACTGGTTTGTTTATATCTGTTTTTTGTTTTGTTGTTTGTAGGCTTTTGGATAGGTTTCTGTAGGTGCATTTTTGGCCGTGGCGTGGGTTTCCTATGTTTACCCAGAGTGGTTGTTTGTTTTGTGGGTTTGGGTGTATATCTATCCAGGTTCTTAGGTGGGGTACTGTTTGTATTAGGGGGAGTCTTCTTTGGCCTGTTTTTCCGTCTATTGTTATTTTTTTGCCGTAGGGGTGTTCTTCTATGTGTCCTATTGTTAGGTCTATTAGTTCTCCGATTCTTGCTCCTGTTTCCCATAGTATGCTTATGAGTGCTTTTGTTCTGGGGTGTGTTGCTGCTTCTAGTAGTTTGTGGATGTCTTGTTCTGTGAGTATTTTTTCTGGTAGTTTTTTGGTTTTGTTGTATTTTAGTTCTATCCAGTTGACTGTGTCTGGGTAGTCTTCTTCGTTGTTGAGCCATTTGTAGAATCGTCTGATTATTACTTTGTATGTTCTTTTGGTTGATTCTGCGTAGTTTTTTGAGTTTATTTCTGCTACTAGGTCTTTTATGTCGTTTTTGGTTGCTTCATCGAAGTTTGTGTTCATTATTTCTCCGATTATTTTGGTTGTGTTGAGTAGTTTTAGGATTCTTGCTTCTGAGTAGTCCATTATTCGTAGGTCTCTGTAGAATTCTTGTATTAGTTCTTTGTTGTGTGGTGTCAGTTTTTCGTGTGTTTGGATGTTGTTTAGTTCGTTTTTTATGTCTCTTTTAAAGTTTTTAGTTGGCATTTCAAACCTCGGTGCCTTTTATTTGTTAAAAATAGAAGGATAGTGGTTTTTGTAAGGCATCTGTATTTTATCGATGGTTTGAACCTAACATTACTGTAGGGAGTTGTCCGAAAGTGTTGTTGTTTTGTGGGTTTTTTGGCTGGTTTTTGGTGGTTTTGTTGGCTTTTTTCTTTAATCGGTGTTTTTGAGGAGGTATATAAGGTTTGTGGCTATAGAAGGAGGGATATGAACCTTAAAGATTAAGCCCCGGGCGGGATTCGAACCCGCGATCTACGGTTTACAAGACCGTCGCTTTGCCGGCTAAGCCACCGGGGCGTTTATAGAATTAGGTTTAGTAGTTGGTTAAGTACTATTTTGTTGAGGTTTGTTGAATTTATATTTTTTGTTTTTCTTAGTTGAGTGGTTTCGATGGTTTTTTTGTTAGAGGTTGGTTTTTTTTGGTTTAATGCAGTGTCATTTAAATGGGTTTGAATACTATCTATATCTGATTTATTTTGATAAGTGGGGTTTTTTGATTGGATAGAAAGGTTGGTGTTGTTGCGTCGGGACAATCGGATTTTGGGATTCGTAAGGATGTGGATATTAGGGAGTTGGCGGCTGAGTCGTTTATTGAGGCATTGGATTCTGAGGGTGATTTGTCTAGGGGTGATATAGAGTTTGCGTCGGTTGGGTCGTTTGGTTCTGGTATTTATAATGAAGAGTTTTTGCCGGCTCCTCTTGTTTGTGAATATCTTGGTTTAAATCCGATTGGGGCTCAGAGGACTGAAGCTGCTTGTGCGACCGGTATGTCAGCTGTATATTTGGTGTATGCTTTGATTAAGTCTGGGTTGATTGATGTTGGGGTAGCGTTAGGTGTTGAGAAGATGACTGAGGTTCCTAAGTCTAGTATGATTGAGTTTATTGGTAGGCCTGGGTCTTATCTTTGGGAGTTTCAGAGTTTTGGAGCGACTTTTCCTGGGTATTATGGTATTTATGCTACTGCGCATATGGATCGTTATGGTACAACTGAGAGGGATTTTGCGGAGGTTGCGGTTAAAAACCATAGTTATGGAGCGTTGAATGAGAAGGCGTTTCTCCGTAATGAGATAGATGTGGAGGATGCGTTGAATTCGAAGATGATTGCTTATCCACATAGGCTGTATTATTGTTGTCCTATTAATGATGGGTCGGCTACGGTGGTGTTGGCTTCTGAAGAGAAGGCTAAGGAGTTGTCTGAGGATCCTGTTTGGATTAAGGGTTTGGGTTCTGGTACCAGTTCGGTTAACATTTCGAATAGAAACTCTTTTGTTGGGTTTGAGTCGGCGCAGGTTGCTGCTGAAAAGGCGTTTGATATGGCGGGTGTGGAGCCGTGTGAGATAGATGTTTCTTGTTTGCATGATTCCTTTACAAGTGCGGAGATAATTGCTTATGAAGATGTGGGTTTTTGTGAGAAAGGTAGGGGTAAGGAGTTGGTTAGGGAGGGCCAGACTTATGTTGGTGGTGATTATCCGGTTAATCTAGATGGGGGGCTTAAGGCAAAAGGCCATCCGATTGGTGCTACAGGTATTGCAATGATTAATGAGTTGACTGAACAGCTTAAAGGAGAGGTTAAGCCAGGTAAGAGACAGGCTTCGATAGATAATGGATATGCATTGGCTCATAATGTTGGTGGAACGGGACATTACAGTTATGTAACGGTTTTGGAGAGGTAGTTAGGGAGGGTTGTTTATGCCGAAATCACTTGAAGATATTAGGGAGATCTGTTTTAAATATGAAATACCGGTTGAGAAGACCAAGGTTTTTTGGGAAAAACTTGAAGCTAATGAATTAGTCACTTCAAAATGTGTTGATTGTGGAAAAGTGATGTTCCCCCCTCAGAGTTACTGTCAAAGTTGCTTAAGTTCAGATATTGAGTGGATAGATTTAGATGGTGAGGCAGTAGTTCAAAGTTTCACACATATCGATGTTCGACCAAAATCATTCAGAGATGAAAAACCCTATACAATTGTTGTTGCGGAGTTTAAGAAATATGATTCGGTTTCTGCATTAGCTTGGATTGAAAACGTTGATAGAGAAGATGTTGAGATAGGTCTGGAGGTCGAGCTTTTTCCAAAACAAAGAGAGAAGGGACCTCCATATTACGTATTCAAACCAATAGGGTAAATAGTGTAGGAGGAGAGGTTTGTATGGTGGATATAAAGAAGGTTGCAGTTATTGGAGCGGGTGTGATGGGGCATGGCATCGCTGAAGTTGTTGCTATGTCGGGTAGAGATGTTAATATATATGACCACAAAAAACAAAATCTCAAGAACGCGTTGAAGGAGATAGAGAAAAGCCTTGCAAAGCTGGAAGAAAAAGACAGGATATCGGAAACAGAGGCTATAGACACATTAAACAAGATAGAGACCGTTAATGATTTACAGAAAGCTGTTATAGATCGAGATTTCGTAATTGAAGTTGTTCCTGAAAATCTAGAGCTGAAACGCGACCTATTCGCTCGTTTAGATAGATATACACCAGAACACACCGTTCTTGCATCCGGAACCTCCTCCCTACCCATAACTGAGATAGCGAGGGCTACAACTAGACCTGAGAAGGTTGTTGGGATGCATTGGTTCAACCCCCCAGTATTAATGGACCTTGTTGAAGTGATCTATGGTGAGAAAACATCGAAAGAAACCGCAGAAACTACCTATAAATTTGCAGAAACAATGGATAAAATCCCTATTTACTGCAAAAAAGATGTACGTGGTTTCATTGTCACCAACATAATCGGAGCTTTTTATGGAGAAGCAATGTGGATGTTTACTAATGGAGAAGCAGAGATAAAGGAAATCGATGCAGCAATGGTTCACCAAAAAGGATACCCAATGGGTCCATTCGAACTACTCGACCTTACAGGAATAGATATCGTCTATGACGTCAGAAAAGAAGCCGGATTAAAAATCCCCCCAGTAATGGAAGACAAAATTAATAAAAAACAGTTTGGCCGGAAAACCGGAAAAGGCTTCTACAACTACAGAGAAGGCCAAGGAGCAGACTATAAAGAAAGAGACGGAGAAAAAGTAGATACCCTTCAGATCGAAGCTAGAATGGTCAACGAAGCATCAAAACTAATCGAAATTGACGCAGCCACACCAAAAGACATCGATACCGGAATGAAGCTTGGCGCAAGATTTCCAGAAGGCCCATGCAGACGTGGTGACAAAATAGGCCTAGATAAAATCACCAACAAACTCCAAAAACTACACGACAAATATAAGGAAGAACGTTACAAACCCACAGAACTACTAAAAAATAAACTAAAAACAAATAAAATCGGAGAAAGAAAAGGAGAAGGTTTCTACAACTACATAGAACCAACCAAAAAAACTTACCACGCCATTAAAACCCAAAATCCTGATGAAAAAGGCGTTGTAAAAATCACGCTAGACAGACCCTCAAGAATGAACGCCCTAAATGAAGAAATGATGACAGAGATCCCAGAATTCATTAAAAACTTAGACCAAAACAATGTTCGATGCATCGTTATAGAAGGAAAAGGAGATAAAGCATTCTCAATCGGCGCAGAAATAGATATGCTGAAAAAAACCAAACCAACTAGGCTAAGAAAACTATTAAAAGTCTTCCAAATTCTCGAAAACTACCCAACACCCGTAATAGCTAAAATAGATGGATACGCATTAGGAGGAGGACTAGAACTAGCCATATCCTGCGACCTACGAATAGCAACCAAAAGATCAAAATTCGCAGTACCAGAAATAAACATAGGATTAATCCCTGGCGGAGGAGGAACCCATAAACTCCCAAGACTAATCGGAGAAACAAGAGCCAAACAAATGATCTATTTAGGAGAAAAAATCAACGCAGAAACCGCTGAAAACTGGGGACTAATAAACAAAACAGTACCAAAAGAAAAACTCAATGAAACAGTTAAAGAAACAA belongs to Methanonatronarchaeum sp. AMET-Sl and includes:
- a CDS encoding thiolase domain-containing protein, whose protein sequence is MDRKVGVVASGQSDFGIRKDVDIRELAAESFIEALDSEGDLSRGDIEFASVGSFGSGIYNEEFLPAPLVCEYLGLNPIGAQRTEAACATGMSAVYLVYALIKSGLIDVGVALGVEKMTEVPKSSMIEFIGRPGSYLWEFQSFGATFPGYYGIYATAHMDRYGTTERDFAEVAVKNHSYGALNEKAFLRNEIDVEDALNSKMIAYPHRLYYCCPINDGSATVVLASEEKAKELSEDPVWIKGLGSGTSSVNISNRNSFVGFESAQVAAEKAFDMAGVEPCEIDVSCLHDSFTSAEIIAYEDVGFCEKGRGKELVREGQTYVGGDYPVNLDGGLKAKGHPIGATGIAMINELTEQLKGEVKPGKRQASIDNGYALAHNVGGTGHYSYVTVLER
- a CDS encoding site-specific integrase; its protein translation is MPTKNFKRDIKNELNNIQTHEKLTPHNKELIQEFYRDLRIMDYSEARILKLLNTTKIIGEIMNTNFDEATKNDIKDLVAEINSKNYAESTKRTYKVIIRRFYKWLNNEEDYPDTVNWIELKYNKTKKLPEKILTEQDIHKLLEAATHPRTKALISILWETGARIGELIDLTIGHIEEHPYGKKITIDGKTGQRRLPLIQTVPHLRTWIDIHPNPQNKQPLWVNIGNPRHGQKCTYRNLSKSLQTTKQKTDINKPVNPHHFRHSRATYLANKFTDAQMCEWFGWVQGSDMPARYIHLSGRDIDGAYAQIHGIKTKNNTEKSKLAPQKCPTCTNTNPHNANACNYCGKALNQEALKKLEKAEKQQKQQNNKNELIQMIQNYEQNGKIHPKLIQQLTKK
- a CDS encoding Zn-ribbon domain-containing OB-fold protein; its protein translation is MPKSLEDIREICFKYEIPVEKTKVFWEKLEANELVTSKCVDCGKVMFPPQSYCQSCLSSDIEWIDLDGEAVVQSFTHIDVRPKSFRDEKPYTIVVAEFKKYDSVSALAWIENVDREDVEIGLEVELFPKQREKGPPYYVFKPIG
- a CDS encoding ABC transporter ATP-binding protein, translating into MNKIEIENLHFNYSSKKILKNITLKAELGELTGLIGPNGAGKSTLLKCIAGILKPKKGKIKIKGKNIHEISKKELSQILSYQPQNQNTSAALPVLEAVLLGKVHTLSWNISQQDLQEAWNILQKLEIEHLAEKNLNELSGGQQQMINMAQSMIGTPDTYLLDEPTSNLDLPNQLKVMEIIKKITHNENITTIITSHDLNQISRYADNLIILKNGEIYSTGKPKNVITKKMMNSVYNVKSKIEIDEENKPKITPLKALKKG
- a CDS encoding iron ABC transporter permease, with the protein product MENEENVDINSVYSEITGKKTIITSALLLICIFVFLIDIAIGSAGLSIEEVILAIFHQSTDINNIIVWEVRLPMTIAALLVGASLSIAGAEMQTILDNPLASPFTLGLAAGAGFGAALAIVMGADQLPIVQGSFVTLNAFFFALIASLAIYYIAKLKKATKEMMILAGIAILFLFESGISLQQYLATEDALQEIVFWLMGSLQRVSWIDIGILILVLIPTTAWLTKKGWKLTTLKLGDERAKGLGINVESLRLKTMIVVSLLTAVAVSFTGIIGFIGLVGPHIARMLVGENQKFFLIASALAGSILLISASIGSKLVIEGVIFPIGILTSIIGVPFFLALILSQKGGYWR
- a CDS encoding enoyl-CoA hydratase-related protein, with the translated sequence MVDIKKVAVIGAGVMGHGIAEVVAMSGRDVNIYDHKKQNLKNALKEIEKSLAKLEEKDRISETEAIDTLNKIETVNDLQKAVIDRDFVIEVVPENLELKRDLFARLDRYTPEHTVLASGTSSLPITEIARATTRPEKVVGMHWFNPPVLMDLVEVIYGEKTSKETAETTYKFAETMDKIPIYCKKDVRGFIVTNIIGAFYGEAMWMFTNGEAEIKEIDAAMVHQKGYPMGPFELLDLTGIDIVYDVRKEAGLKIPPVMEDKINKKQFGRKTGKGFYNYREGQGADYKERDGEKVDTLQIEARMVNEASKLIEIDAATPKDIDTGMKLGARFPEGPCRRGDKIGLDKITNKLQKLHDKYKEERYKPTELLKNKLKTNKIGERKGEGFYNYIEPTKKTYHAIKTQNPDEKGVVKITLDRPSRMNALNEEMMTEIPEFIKNLDQNNVRCIVIEGKGDKAFSIGAEIDMLKKTKPTRLRKLLKVFQILENYPTPVIAKIDGYALGGGLELAISCDLRIATKRSKFAVPEINIGLIPGGGGTHKLPRLIGETRAKQMIYLGEKINAETAENWGLINKTVPKEKLNETVKETINKITKGPPIALSQAKKTIKKTRQQKHKKALELQIETLTHLLETQDFQEGIKAFKEKREPNFKGK